A DNA window from Candidatus Sulfidibacterium hydrothermale contains the following coding sequences:
- a CDS encoding inorganic phosphate transporter: METFYYVMTGILFLLAVFDLVVGVSNDAVNFLNSAIGSKVASFKVIIAVAAMGILFGVVFSSGMMEVARKGIFHPEMFYFSEMMVMFVAVMISTLILLDTFNTLGMPTSTTVSIVFELLGAAVAMAVIKLSASPEQMLKFKQYLFDHHIITDMHQHLSLGYFINSGKALAIISGILVSVAIAFTVGAIIQYIARIIFSFNYQRRVKWFGAIWGGIAFSSITYFILIKGAVNATFISDAHKAWIASHSGIIILYSFVGWSVLLQILNWLFKLNILKTIVLGGTFALAMAFAGNDLVNFIGVPIAGYDAFLIYLKHPGADPSSLGMIELMGKVPTPITFLLMSGVIMVFTLYFSKKAKSVIKTSVDLSRQETGDERFKPNTFSKMLVRSSINMSKGIRKITPNFILQAIEKQFEPYQMEVAEEVADPPAFDLIRASVSLVVASILIAFGTSLKLPLSTTYVTFMVAMGASLADRAWDRESAVYRISGVFSVIGGWFLTALTAFIISFALVYIFHYLGSVSIFVALVLVFYMVYRSSIAHKKKTEKSREIGEEVYGVTEENVSERFLTLLVGNLKNVIREYRHTIEGLEKEDVKKLRKTKKAIDEMAVRTKYIKDHINVVIERLDEMTIDSGSFLVQAMDYMREMLHSISFFTSHALEHVDNNHKPLIPEQISELKHLSEHMETILKITLQSIIKEDFSSQPKLLEEQAKGLRHIESYRKNQIRRIKKKQVGTRNSILYLNLLDETKNLFLQAINLFKAQRDFVNNAK; this comes from the coding sequence ATGGAAACATTTTATTATGTAATGACCGGCATCCTTTTTTTACTTGCCGTTTTTGATCTGGTCGTTGGGGTCAGCAACGACGCGGTTAACTTTCTTAATTCAGCCATTGGTTCAAAAGTAGCCTCATTTAAGGTTATCATTGCCGTGGCGGCCATGGGAATTTTGTTTGGTGTTGTTTTTTCCAGCGGCATGATGGAAGTGGCCCGAAAAGGGATCTTTCATCCGGAAATGTTCTATTTTTCTGAGATGATGGTCATGTTTGTGGCCGTAATGATCTCTACCCTCATTTTGCTGGATACTTTTAACACCCTGGGGATGCCTACCTCCACCACTGTTTCCATTGTGTTTGAGCTGCTGGGAGCTGCTGTAGCGATGGCCGTCATTAAGCTTTCAGCTTCTCCGGAACAGATGCTGAAATTCAAACAATATTTATTTGATCATCACATCATCACCGACATGCACCAGCATCTTTCACTGGGTTATTTTATTAACTCGGGAAAAGCTCTGGCCATTATCTCGGGAATCCTGGTTTCGGTAGCCATCGCTTTTACGGTAGGTGCTATCATTCAATATATTGCCCGTATTATTTTCTCGTTCAATTACCAAAGACGGGTAAAATGGTTCGGCGCCATCTGGGGAGGCATAGCTTTTAGTTCCATCACCTATTTCATCCTGATCAAAGGAGCGGTTAATGCCACTTTTATTTCAGACGCACACAAAGCATGGATTGCCAGTCATTCCGGAATCATTATCCTTTACAGTTTTGTAGGATGGAGTGTTCTTTTACAAATTCTGAACTGGTTATTCAAATTAAATATCCTTAAAACCATTGTATTGGGTGGTACTTTTGCTTTAGCCATGGCTTTTGCCGGAAACGACCTGGTAAACTTTATTGGCGTTCCTATTGCCGGATACGATGCGTTTTTGATCTATTTGAAACATCCGGGAGCCGATCCCAGTTCGCTGGGAATGATCGAACTAATGGGGAAAGTGCCCACACCGATTACGTTTTTATTGATGTCAGGAGTCATTATGGTTTTCACCCTTTATTTCTCTAAAAAAGCCAAATCAGTCATTAAAACATCGGTAGATTTGAGCCGGCAGGAAACCGGTGACGAACGCTTTAAACCCAATACTTTCTCCAAGATGCTGGTTCGTTCTTCCATCAACATGTCGAAAGGAATCCGGAAAATTACACCGAATTTCATTTTGCAGGCCATTGAAAAACAATTTGAGCCTTACCAAATGGAAGTGGCCGAAGAAGTGGCTGATCCGCCGGCTTTTGATTTAATCCGCGCATCTGTCAGTCTGGTGGTAGCCAGTATCTTAATTGCTTTTGGAACATCCTTAAAGCTCCCTCTTTCCACCACTTATGTTACTTTCATGGTAGCCATGGGAGCGTCGCTTGCCGACAGAGCCTGGGACCGCGAAAGTGCCGTATACAGAATTTCCGGTGTATTTTCTGTAATTGGCGGATGGTTTCTCACTGCCCTAACGGCATTTATTATCTCTTTCGCTTTGGTTTACATTTTCCATTACCTAGGCAGTGTTTCCATCTTCGTTGCTCTTGTATTGGTATTTTACATGGTTTATCGTTCATCAATTGCCCATAAAAAGAAAACAGAAAAAAGCCGCGAAATCGGTGAAGAAGTTTATGGCGTAACAGAAGAGAACGTATCAGAACGTTTCCTGACCCTTTTGGTAGGAAACCTGAAGAATGTAATTCGCGAATACCGGCACACCATTGAAGGGCTGGAAAAAGAGGATGTGAAAAAACTCCGGAAAACCAAAAAAGCCATTGATGAAATGGCGGTACGCACAAAATATATCAAAGATCATATCAACGTAGTGATTGAACGGCTGGATGAAATGACCATTGACTCCGGATCGTTCCTGGTACAAGCCATGGATTACATGCGCGAAATGCTCCACAGTATCTCTTTCTTTACTAGCCACGCCCTTGAACACGTGGATAACAACCATAAACCGCTCATTCCGGAACAAATCAGTGAGTTGAAACATCTGTCGGAACACATGGAAACTATCCTGAAGATTACTTTACAAAGTATCATCAAGGAAGATTTTTCGTCACAACCCAAATTGCTTGAAGAGCAGGCAAAAGGGTTACGCCACATTGAATCGTACCGGAAAAATCAGATCCGGAGAATAAAAAAGAAACAGGTAGGTACCCGAAATAGCATTTTATATTTAAATTTGCTGGATGAAACCAAAAACTTATTTTTACAAGCCATCAATTTATTCAAAGCCCAACGAGATTTTGTGAACAATGCAAAATAG
- a CDS encoding putative molybdenum carrier protein — protein sequence MTDLIKSRRIISGGQTGVDRAALDFAIEHGITCSGWCPKGRRAEDGTIPEHYPLKETESRYYSERTKRNVQESDGLLVFLLDKPDTGTFEAIDYAEKYDKPVYVVHLTMNIEDQQTGLLNMLEENHIEAVNIVGPRESNSPGIYQKTKDFLDHLLFRLKNPISYSR from the coding sequence ATGACAGATTTGATAAAGTCGCGACGGATTATTTCGGGGGGACAAACAGGTGTTGACAGAGCGGCATTGGATTTTGCCATTGAACATGGAATTACCTGTAGCGGATGGTGCCCGAAAGGACGACGAGCTGAAGATGGTACAATTCCTGAACATTATCCGTTAAAAGAAACGGAATCGCGCTACTACAGCGAAAGGACTAAAAGAAACGTACAAGAAAGTGATGGGCTTTTAGTTTTTCTGCTTGACAAACCGGATACCGGAACTTTCGAAGCCATTGATTATGCCGAAAAATACGACAAACCGGTGTATGTTGTGCATTTAACCATGAATATCGAAGACCAGCAAACCGGCTTATTGAATATGTTGGAAGAAAATCATATCGAAGCCGTAAATATCGTTGGTCCGCGTGAGTCAAACAGTCCGGGAATTTATCAAAAGACAAAAGATTTTCTTGATCATTTACTGTTCCGTTTAAAAAACCCGATAAGTTATTCCCGGTAA
- the prmC gene encoding peptide chain release factor N(5)-glutamine methyltransferase, producing the protein MLFSTNRLSDIKTEAVEQLLELYPEEEALSIVNLLIRHLFGLSRVEQQLQKERRLSESELLLFFRAFQRLKKAEPVQYVLGTVSFYGIKVRVDPSVLIPRPETEELVHLMITENPFFKGNVLDIGTGSGCIALALKKSCPECRVTAVDISEKALALAAENASDAGLNIDFKRCDVLETARCADVLSKKFQWIVSNPPYVLQSEKEYMEKRVLHYEPEQALFVEDTDPLLFYRKIRILAEKILDKNGAIYLELNAATARDVANLFETKGFRNVEILKDFRGKARFLRAFRKE; encoded by the coding sequence ATGTTATTTTCAACCAACCGGTTATCGGATATAAAAACGGAAGCGGTAGAGCAATTGCTGGAACTTTATCCGGAAGAAGAAGCGTTGAGTATTGTGAATTTGCTGATCCGGCATCTTTTCGGCCTGTCGAGGGTGGAGCAGCAATTGCAAAAGGAGAGAAGGCTCTCCGAATCGGAGCTCCTCCTGTTTTTTCGGGCTTTTCAGCGTTTGAAGAAAGCTGAACCGGTGCAATATGTACTCGGAACGGTTTCTTTTTATGGAATAAAAGTCCGGGTAGATCCGTCGGTTTTGATTCCTCGTCCGGAAACGGAAGAGCTGGTTCATTTGATGATTACCGAGAATCCGTTTTTCAAGGGAAATGTTTTGGACATTGGAACAGGCAGTGGTTGTATTGCACTGGCGTTAAAAAAATCGTGTCCCGAGTGCCGGGTTACCGCTGTCGATATTTCGGAAAAAGCATTGGCTCTTGCTGCAGAAAATGCTTCAGACGCCGGATTGAACATCGATTTCAAACGGTGTGATGTTTTGGAAACAGCGCGTTGTGCTGATGTTTTGTCAAAAAAATTTCAATGGATTGTCAGTAATCCGCCTTACGTTTTGCAAAGCGAGAAAGAATACATGGAAAAGCGGGTGTTGCATTATGAACCTGAACAGGCCCTTTTTGTAGAAGATACGGACCCGCTGCTTTTTTATAGAAAGATTCGGATACTGGCAGAAAAAATTCTGGATAAAAATGGTGCTATTTACTTGGAACTCAATGCTGCTACGGCCCGTGATGTAGCAAATCTTTTTGAAACCAAGGGGTTCCGTAATGTGGAAATATTGAAAGATTTTCGCGGCAAAGCGCGGTTTTTACGTGCTTTCCGGAAAGAATAA
- a CDS encoding nucleoside-triphosphatase encodes MKQHGVFILTGEQGSGKTTRLQEIIDILREKKIPLFGFYALGYWEKDVRSKFDLVDIRSGEKYLLCERTRSETKQKGAFVFYPETIKKGEALLYAGMQNPNALAIIDEIGPFELKGETWDTVLQELLKKRQPVLMTVRQHLVDKVIERYRLTSVRIYPVNKPAQVISKEIQHFLSEQAL; translated from the coding sequence ATGAAGCAACATGGGGTATTCATTCTGACGGGAGAACAGGGTTCGGGAAAAACCACACGACTCCAGGAAATTATTGACATCCTCCGGGAAAAAAAGATTCCCCTTTTTGGTTTTTATGCCCTGGGGTATTGGGAAAAGGATGTCCGTTCAAAATTTGATCTGGTAGATATCCGTTCCGGAGAAAAGTATCTGCTGTGTGAACGGACCCGTTCTGAAACAAAACAAAAAGGAGCTTTTGTTTTTTATCCGGAAACCATCAAAAAAGGAGAAGCACTACTCTACGCTGGCATGCAAAACCCCAATGCACTGGCTATTATCGATGAAATTGGGCCATTCGAACTCAAGGGAGAAACCTGGGATACCGTTTTACAGGAACTACTTAAAAAACGACAACCGGTACTAATGACGGTACGGCAACACTTAGTAGATAAAGTTATTGAGCGGTATCGCCTTACCTCGGTCCGAATCTATCCGGTAAACAAACCGGCCCAAGTTATTTCCAAAGAAATACAGCACTTTTTGTCGGAACAGGCCTTGTAA
- a CDS encoding zinc ribbon domain-containing protein gives MTKENQNPMEEQEVSVEQKLTALYNLQQIDSQIDKIKIVRGELPLEVEDLEDEIAGLETRITNFQEEKEKFEQFIKDKKEAINESNALIKKYSDQQMNVRNNREYDSLSKEIEFQNLEIQLAEKKIREAQARIEAIEKEMEQAREKLEERRQDLEAKKAELTGIIAETEKEEQELIRKSQENEKYIEERLLTAYKRIRKNARNGLAVVKIERDACGGCFNKIPPQHQLDIKLHKKIIVCEYCGRILVDDEIANKAKELAEES, from the coding sequence ATGACAAAAGAAAATCAAAATCCCATGGAAGAGCAGGAAGTCAGTGTAGAACAAAAACTGACAGCTTTATATAACCTACAGCAAATTGACTCCCAAATTGATAAAATAAAAATTGTTCGTGGTGAACTTCCGTTGGAAGTGGAAGATCTGGAAGATGAAATAGCCGGTTTGGAAACCCGTATCACCAATTTCCAGGAAGAAAAGGAGAAGTTTGAACAGTTTATCAAAGACAAAAAAGAAGCCATTAACGAAAGTAATGCGCTGATTAAAAAATATTCTGACCAGCAGATGAACGTGCGAAACAATCGTGAATATGATTCGTTGAGCAAGGAAATTGAATTCCAGAATCTGGAAATTCAACTGGCTGAAAAGAAAATCAGGGAAGCTCAGGCCCGTATTGAAGCTATTGAAAAAGAGATGGAACAAGCCCGGGAAAAACTGGAAGAACGCCGTCAGGATTTAGAAGCCAAAAAAGCGGAACTGACCGGAATTATTGCTGAAACGGAAAAAGAGGAACAAGAACTTATCCGTAAATCGCAGGAAAATGAAAAATATATCGAAGAGCGTTTACTGACGGCTTACAAACGGATTCGGAAAAATGCACGCAATGGGCTGGCTGTAGTGAAAATTGAACGGGATGCCTGTGGCGGATGCTTTAACAAAATCCCACCTCAGCATCAGCTGGATATTAAATTGCACAAAAAAATTATTGTGTGCGAGTATTGTGGCCGTATTTTGGTAGATGACGAAATTGCCAACAAGGCTAAAGAATTGGCAGAAGAATCATAA
- a CDS encoding Nif3-like dinuclear metal center hexameric protein: MKVGEIIEYLEQIAPLSLQESYDNAGLLTGNKDQEVHKALITLDVTPEVMEEAIAEKAELIIAHHPVIFHGLKHLRGEDMVERIVIQAIKNDIALYAIHTNLDNVASGVNARLAEKIGLQNTRILAPEGSLKKLVVYVPVAESEKVRAAILDAGAGHIGNYSHCSFGVPGEGTFKAMDGAHPFVGNIGELHREKEIRIETIVPDYLLQNVVQAMLQEHPYEEPAYDIFPLDNKNALTGAGLIGELPEAVPPLEFLQQLKNNLQAQGIRYGVLVPKEIKKVALCGGSGSFLMHKAFAAGADVFVTADLKYHDFFLFQKQMLLVDAGHYETEQFTKELLFDLLTKKFPNFALQISKYNTNPVSFL; the protein is encoded by the coding sequence ATGAAAGTTGGAGAGATTATTGAATATTTGGAGCAAATAGCCCCGTTGTCCCTTCAGGAAAGCTACGACAATGCGGGACTGCTTACCGGAAATAAAGACCAGGAAGTTCATAAAGCTTTGATTACCCTTGATGTAACTCCTGAAGTGATGGAAGAAGCCATCGCAGAAAAAGCAGAATTGATTATTGCTCATCATCCGGTCATTTTTCACGGACTGAAACATTTAAGGGGAGAGGATATGGTGGAAAGGATTGTGATTCAGGCCATCAAGAACGATATTGCTCTTTATGCCATTCATACTAATCTGGATAATGTAGCATCTGGTGTTAATGCGCGGCTGGCGGAAAAAATAGGGCTACAGAATACACGCATACTTGCTCCAGAAGGATCATTGAAAAAACTGGTGGTTTATGTTCCTGTTGCGGAGTCGGAAAAAGTACGTGCGGCCATATTGGATGCCGGAGCCGGCCACATCGGAAACTACAGCCATTGTAGTTTTGGTGTGCCGGGTGAAGGTACATTTAAAGCCATGGACGGTGCGCATCCTTTTGTGGGCAACATTGGCGAATTGCATCGTGAAAAAGAAATCCGTATCGAAACCATTGTGCCCGATTACCTGCTCCAAAATGTTGTGCAAGCCATGCTCCAGGAACATCCGTATGAAGAACCGGCCTATGATATTTTTCCATTGGACAATAAAAATGCGTTGACCGGAGCCGGATTAATTGGAGAACTTCCGGAAGCAGTTCCTCCGCTGGAATTTTTGCAGCAACTAAAAAATAACCTGCAGGCACAAGGAATTCGCTATGGTGTTTTGGTTCCGAAAGAGATCAAAAAAGTAGCGCTATGCGGCGGTAGTGGCAGTTTTTTAATGCATAAAGCTTTTGCTGCCGGAGCCGACGTTTTTGTTACTGCCGATTTGAAATACCACGATTTTTTCCTTTTTCAGAAACAGATGCTTTTGGTAGATGCCGGACATTATGAGACAGAACAATTTACCAAAGAATTATTATTTGATTTATTAACCAAAAAATTTCCTAATTTTGCACTCCAAATTTCAAAATATAATACAAATCCGGTTTCGTTTTTATAG
- the lpxK gene encoding tetraacyldisaccharide 4'-kinase: MLKILLLPFSFIYGLVLRFRHLLFDTGMLPSKSFDIPTISVGNLSLGGTGKTPHTEYLTRLLKKNYRVAIVSRGYMRKSKGYVLAGKDSTFQDIGDEPMQYQRKFGEQIYVAVDKNRCRAVKKLQEMETPPEAIILDDAMQHRFIKPGLSILLTDYRRLYTDDYLVPAGKLRDLKYRAKKADIIVVTKTDKVLSPIVKRILLDKIKPQPGQNVYFSYQTYQHPVRFPSFEETRFERKYSAIILFTGIANPYPLKDYLRYRCRELITIDFPDHHSYTEQDILQIKKTWDEYFSHKKIIVTTEKDAMRLINSPYLRLLKDLPVVYVPIKVKFHGEDAQKFNHQILSYVRENQRNRPVHSNKNIR; the protein is encoded by the coding sequence ATGCTGAAAATTTTATTGCTGCCATTCTCATTCATTTATGGGCTGGTACTGCGTTTCAGGCATCTTTTGTTTGATACGGGTATGTTACCATCCAAGAGTTTTGATATTCCAACCATCAGTGTGGGGAATTTGTCACTTGGTGGTACCGGAAAAACTCCCCATACCGAATATCTTACGCGCCTGTTGAAAAAAAACTACCGGGTTGCCATTGTAAGCCGCGGCTATATGCGGAAAAGCAAAGGGTATGTCCTGGCCGGAAAAGATTCCACTTTTCAGGATATTGGAGACGAGCCCATGCAATACCAGCGAAAATTCGGGGAACAGATATACGTAGCTGTTGATAAAAACCGATGCCGTGCAGTAAAAAAGTTGCAAGAAATGGAAACCCCTCCGGAGGCAATTATTCTGGATGATGCCATGCAACATCGTTTCATAAAACCCGGTCTTTCTATTTTACTGACTGATTATCGCCGACTTTATACGGACGATTATCTTGTCCCGGCCGGAAAATTGCGCGACCTGAAATACAGGGCCAAAAAAGCCGACATCATTGTGGTAACAAAAACAGATAAAGTACTCTCTCCTATTGTTAAGCGTATTCTTTTGGATAAGATCAAACCACAGCCCGGGCAGAATGTTTATTTTTCTTATCAAACCTATCAGCATCCTGTTCGGTTCCCGTCCTTTGAAGAAACCCGTTTTGAAAGAAAATACAGTGCCATTATTCTGTTTACCGGTATTGCCAACCCGTATCCATTGAAAGACTACCTTCGCTATCGTTGCAGAGAACTGATTACCATAGATTTTCCGGATCATCACTCCTATACGGAACAGGATATTTTACAAATTAAGAAAACCTGGGATGAATATTTCTCACATAAGAAGATTATTGTTACTACCGAAAAAGATGCCATGCGGTTAATAAATTCTCCCTATCTTCGCCTGCTGAAAGACCTGCCTGTGGTTTATGTACCCATTAAGGTAAAATTTCACGGGGAGGATGCGCAGAAGTTTAATCATCAAATATTGAGTTATGTTAGAGAAAATCAAAGAAACCGCCCGGTACATTCAAACAAAAATATCCGTTAA
- a CDS encoding purine-nucleoside phosphorylase, giving the protein MLEKIKETARYIQTKISVKPRVAIILGSGLGDLANDIEVSEKILYSDIPNFPVSTIKGHKGQLIFGKLSGVDVVAMQGRFHYYEGYTMAEVTFPVRVFKQLGIEYLFVSNASGGVNPDFEVGDIMFITDHINLLPNPLIGPNIDELGPRFVDMSEAYDKHLLSIATRVARQHGIHYKTGVYAGTPGPTYETPSEYYYIRTLGADAVGMSTVPEVIVARHMNMPVFAVSVISDLGVKGKIIQISHQEVLAAVEQVTPKLITIIKDVIKSL; this is encoded by the coding sequence ATGTTAGAGAAAATCAAAGAAACCGCCCGGTACATTCAAACAAAAATATCCGTTAAACCACGAGTAGCCATTATTTTAGGTTCAGGATTGGGCGATCTGGCCAACGACATTGAAGTTAGTGAGAAAATCCTTTATTCCGATATCCCCAACTTTCCGGTTTCCACCATTAAAGGCCATAAAGGTCAACTGATTTTCGGAAAGCTGAGCGGTGTAGATGTGGTAGCCATGCAAGGCCGTTTTCACTATTACGAAGGCTACACCATGGCAGAAGTAACTTTTCCGGTACGTGTTTTCAAACAACTGGGAATTGAATATTTATTTGTTTCCAACGCCAGCGGAGGGGTAAATCCTGATTTTGAAGTAGGAGACATCATGTTCATCACAGACCACATCAACCTGTTACCCAATCCACTCATTGGCCCAAATATCGATGAGCTGGGTCCCCGTTTTGTGGATATGAGTGAAGCGTATGACAAACATTTGTTAAGCATCGCCACACGCGTAGCCCGTCAACATGGAATTCATTACAAAACCGGTGTTTATGCCGGAACTCCCGGTCCTACTTACGAAACGCCTTCGGAATATTACTATATCCGGACGTTAGGAGCTGATGCCGTGGGAATGTCAACCGTTCCGGAAGTAATTGTTGCACGACACATGAACATGCCTGTATTTGCCGTTTCCGTGATTTCTGATTTGGGAGTAAAAGGAAAAATCATCCAGATTTCGCACCAGGAAGTATTGGCAGCTGTTGAGCAGGTTACTCCTAAACTGATAACCATCATTAAGGACGTTATTAAAAGCTTGTAA
- a CDS encoding UDP-2,3-diacylglucosamine diphosphatase, which translates to MKEKAIYFVSDFHLGIPNHAGSLEREKKLVRWLESIRANAAEIFLMGDIFDFWFEYKTVVPKGFVRLLGKLGEITDSGIPVHLFRGNHDLWAFSYLKEEVGIQLHRKPLIREMAGKTFYLAHGDGLGPGDKSYKFLKAIFEFKPNQFLFRWLHPDVGAWMGNYFSRRSRIAKMSRAGKEEARFEKENEMLFHYALKMAEKFPEVDFFVFGHRHMPVTTPINEKSTLVIIGDWISHFSYGVFDGETFKLEKFEY; encoded by the coding sequence TTGAAAGAAAAAGCCATATATTTTGTCTCTGATTTCCATTTGGGAATACCCAACCATGCCGGAAGTCTTGAACGGGAAAAAAAGTTGGTCAGGTGGCTTGAAAGTATTCGTGCCAACGCAGCAGAAATTTTTCTCATGGGCGATATATTTGACTTCTGGTTTGAGTATAAAACCGTTGTCCCTAAGGGTTTTGTCCGGCTTCTTGGAAAACTGGGCGAAATCACCGATTCAGGGATTCCGGTTCATCTCTTTCGTGGGAATCATGATTTATGGGCTTTTAGTTATCTGAAAGAGGAAGTGGGAATTCAACTCCACCGGAAACCGTTGATCCGCGAAATGGCGGGAAAAACATTCTATCTTGCCCATGGTGATGGTTTGGGACCCGGCGACAAAAGCTATAAATTCTTAAAAGCAATTTTTGAATTCAAGCCCAATCAGTTTTTATTTCGCTGGTTACACCCCGATGTGGGGGCTTGGATGGGAAATTATTTCTCACGCCGGAGCCGGATTGCCAAAATGAGCCGGGCAGGAAAAGAAGAAGCCCGTTTTGAAAAAGAAAACGAAATGCTTTTTCATTATGCTTTAAAAATGGCCGAAAAGTTTCCTGAAGTAGATTTTTTTGTTTTCGGACACCGCCATATGCCGGTTACAACCCCTATTAATGAAAAAAGTACGCTGGTTATTATCGGCGACTGGATTTCGCATTTTTCTTACGGGGTTTTCGATGGAGAAACCTTCAAACTGGAAAAATTTGAATATTAA
- the nadD gene encoding nicotinate (nicotinamide) nucleotide adenylyltransferase: protein MVKKPGLSEKGKKVGLLFGSFNPIHSGHLILANYMAEFTDLDEVWFVVSPQNPLKEKSSLLPEIHRLALVRLAVEDQLRLKVTDIEFKMPKPSYTIDTLTWLSDKYPQNTFAMICGTDIFTHFHKWKNYREILKNYWIYVYPRTGSKIGKYSGYPHVVLFDAPVMEISASFIRKGIREKKNMAFWMPEKVYQYILEMHFYEK from the coding sequence GTGGTGAAAAAACCGGGTCTTTCGGAAAAAGGGAAAAAAGTCGGTTTGTTGTTCGGATCTTTCAACCCGATTCATTCCGGCCATTTGATCCTGGCCAATTATATGGCGGAATTCACTGACCTGGATGAAGTTTGGTTTGTGGTATCGCCGCAAAATCCGTTGAAAGAAAAATCATCGCTTTTGCCCGAAATTCATCGTTTGGCACTGGTCAGGCTGGCGGTAGAAGACCAGTTACGATTGAAAGTTACCGACATCGAATTTAAGATGCCGAAACCATCGTATACCATTGATACTTTAACCTGGTTATCTGATAAATACCCGCAAAATACATTTGCAATGATTTGTGGAACCGATATTTTTACCCATTTTCATAAATGGAAAAATTATCGGGAAATCCTGAAAAATTACTGGATCTATGTTTATCCCCGGACCGGTTCAAAAATAGGAAAATACTCCGGTTACCCTCATGTTGTACTGTTTGATGCGCCGGTTATGGAGATTTCGGCCAGCTTTATCCGGAAGGGAATTCGTGAAAAGAAAAACATGGCTTTCTGGATGCCTGAGAAGGTTTATCAATACATTTTAGAAATGCACTTTTACGAAAAATAA
- a CDS encoding alcohol dehydrogenase catalytic domain-containing protein has product MKKIVLPRYEKNIIRAVRSLRVEACELPELNKNEVLIQVHAAPCNPSDIAFLTGEYNIVKPLPAVPGFEGSGVVIDAGEGAEDLIDSKVSFFIQEEDCGSWSEYVVSDRKKLVVLDNAMDMDQAACFAINPFTARGLLDIALLRENRAIIQNAAGGQVAAFIRQMASDMEIEVIDIVRKERTVERLQNEGARYVLLESDPQFEEKLEKLAKKLDARLAFDAVGGELAGKIFNAMPADAELVAYGGLSTKPISGIHSMDLIFKDKIISGFNLPEWREQMEDDYFEQISQEMQSLFISGEYQTKIQGSTSFEKISDGLIHCLRNLSKGKMLIKAFDKE; this is encoded by the coding sequence ATGAAAAAAATTGTCTTACCCCGTTACGAAAAAAATATTATCAGGGCAGTGCGCAGTTTGCGTGTTGAAGCCTGCGAACTTCCTGAATTAAATAAAAATGAAGTATTGATTCAGGTACATGCAGCCCCTTGCAATCCTTCGGACATTGCTTTTTTAACCGGAGAATATAACATTGTAAAACCTTTGCCGGCCGTACCTGGTTTTGAAGGATCGGGAGTGGTAATTGATGCAGGCGAAGGTGCCGAAGATCTGATTGATAGTAAAGTTAGTTTCTTCATTCAGGAAGAAGATTGTGGCAGTTGGTCGGAATATGTAGTTTCTGACCGGAAAAAACTGGTGGTTCTGGATAATGCGATGGATATGGATCAGGCAGCCTGTTTTGCGATTAATCCTTTTACGGCAAGAGGTTTGCTGGATATCGCTTTATTGCGTGAAAATCGTGCAATTATTCAAAATGCTGCCGGAGGCCAGGTGGCTGCTTTTATCCGGCAGATGGCGTCGGATATGGAGATTGAAGTGATTGATATTGTGCGAAAAGAACGTACGGTAGAAAGGCTGCAAAATGAAGGAGCCCGGTATGTTTTGCTGGAAAGTGACCCGCAGTTTGAAGAAAAGCTGGAAAAGCTGGCCAAAAAACTGGATGCCCGGCTTGCTTTTGATGCAGTAGGTGGTGAACTGGCCGGAAAAATTTTTAATGCCATGCCTGCCGATGCGGAGCTGGTAGCTTATGGCGGTTTGTCCACAAAACCGATTTCGGGGATTCATTCTATGGACTTGATTTTTAAGGATAAAATAATCTCCGGATTTAATCTCCCTGAATGGCGCGAGCAGATGGAAGATGACTATTTTGAACAAATTTCACAGGAAATGCAAAGCCTTTTCATCAGCGGAGAATACCAAACGAAAATCCAGGGCAGTACTTCGTTTGAAAAAATCAGTGACGGACTTATTCATTGCCTGCGGAACCTGAGCAAAGGAAAAATGCTGATAAAGGCTTTTGATAAAGAGTAA